A genomic region of Gemmatimonadales bacterium contains the following coding sequences:
- a CDS encoding biotin--[acetyl-CoA-carboxylase] ligase, with amino-acid sequence MTIHHFEVLESTQDLAHQLAAEGAEAGTAVVAVEQQAGRGTRGRGWSSARGGLWLTVILRPATAGAVEGLSLRVGLEVAHCLERVAASPVPIRIKWPNDLMADDRKLGGILCEARWLGDAPGWIAVGIGINLTNQVPAELRASAVALAELGGQAEATDLVTPVVAAVVQAGERAGPLTEAELAEFASRDWLRGRALVEPVVGRAAGVTADARLIVEQPTGARTAVLGSVTLAALARDGGSR; translated from the coding sequence GTGACCATTCACCACTTCGAGGTACTCGAGTCGACTCAGGACCTGGCCCACCAGCTCGCTGCGGAGGGCGCGGAGGCGGGCACCGCCGTCGTTGCCGTCGAACAGCAGGCCGGCCGCGGTACCCGGGGCAGGGGCTGGAGTTCGGCGCGAGGCGGCCTCTGGCTGACGGTGATTTTGCGGCCCGCGACCGCCGGCGCCGTCGAGGGGCTGAGTCTCAGGGTCGGCCTCGAGGTCGCGCATTGTCTCGAGCGGGTTGCGGCCTCGCCGGTGCCGATTCGGATCAAGTGGCCGAATGATCTGATGGCCGACGATCGCAAGCTGGGTGGGATCCTCTGTGAAGCCCGCTGGCTGGGCGACGCGCCGGGATGGATCGCGGTCGGGATTGGAATCAATCTCACCAACCAGGTGCCGGCCGAGCTCCGGGCCAGCGCGGTGGCGCTCGCGGAACTGGGCGGGCAGGCCGAGGCGACTGATCTCGTGACACCGGTCGTTGCCGCAGTGGTCCAGGCCGGGGAACGAGCCGGGCCGCTGACCGAGGCAGAGTTAGCCGAGTTTGCGAGTCGGGATTGGTTGCGGGGGCGGGCACTGGTTGAGCCGGTAGTAGGACGTGCGGCAGGGGTCACGGCAGATGCCCGTTTGATCGTCGAGCAGCCAACAGGAGCACGGACTGCCGTGCTCGGCTCGGTCACCCTGGCGGCCTTGGCTCGGGACGGCGGAAGCCGTTAG